The following coding sequences are from one Salinicoccus sp. Bachu38 window:
- a CDS encoding L-lactate permease — MLVLLSLLPILSIFFFLVILRWSAKKGMLYSFIITVLIAYFGWQMGAVSITAASLKGVMTALEVGVIVFGAVLLLNVLKESGAVDTIRSSFTSISPDRRVQAIIVAWLFGTFLEGAAGWGAPATIIGPLLIALGFPALAAVMIALMLQSTPVSYGAVGTPILVGVNTSLENQPVVNSYIGSNGQEMSSFIFDVGGQVSIFHAMVGLFIPLLMSAMLTKFFGRNRSFREGFAVWPFAIFAGLAFVIPFTLVANFLGPEFPSLLGGLVGMAIVIPLAKKGFLMPKETFDFEPRETWEKSWFSDISAEVRPTKEISMIKAWLPYVLVALLLVVTRVEALGLKPLVSGWVVAFEDILGTGISHSLTPFMIPGVVFIIVAVFTGWLHRVDGKGMANAFKVSGRTILAAMAALIVSVPLVQVFINSGINNAGFDSMPLVLAQGAASLFGDSWPLISPAIGAMGAFAAGSNTVSNMMFGLFQFGVADEIGANPLYIVALQAVGGAAGNMICVHNVVAASAAAGLIGKEGTLISRLLIPTVFYLVLAGAVGYVWVNGLGLNIGIFLIIAILAAIFSMILRSRKLAETN, encoded by the coding sequence ATGCTGGTTCTATTAAGTCTTTTGCCGATACTATCGATTTTCTTCTTTCTCGTCATATTGAGGTGGTCCGCCAAAAAGGGGATGCTCTACAGCTTCATCATCACCGTGCTCATCGCCTACTTCGGCTGGCAGATGGGGGCGGTCAGCATTACAGCTGCTTCACTGAAAGGGGTCATGACTGCGCTTGAAGTCGGTGTCATCGTCTTCGGTGCGGTACTGCTGCTGAATGTATTGAAGGAAAGCGGTGCAGTGGATACCATCCGCTCTTCATTTACGAGCATTTCACCGGACAGAAGGGTACAGGCCATCATCGTTGCATGGCTCTTCGGAACATTTCTTGAGGGGGCTGCAGGGTGGGGAGCACCGGCAACGATCATCGGACCGCTTCTAATCGCTCTTGGATTTCCCGCACTTGCTGCGGTAATGATTGCGCTGATGCTGCAGTCCACACCGGTTTCATATGGCGCGGTGGGGACGCCGATACTCGTCGGTGTAAATACGAGCCTTGAAAACCAGCCGGTGGTGAACAGTTACATAGGAAGCAACGGACAGGAGATGTCCAGCTTCATCTTTGATGTGGGCGGCCAGGTATCGATATTCCATGCCATGGTCGGGTTGTTCATCCCGCTACTCATGTCGGCCATGCTGACAAAATTCTTCGGCAGGAACAGAAGCTTCAGGGAAGGTTTCGCCGTATGGCCGTTTGCCATTTTTGCAGGCCTGGCCTTCGTCATTCCATTTACACTGGTCGCCAATTTCCTGGGACCGGAGTTCCCGTCGCTGCTGGGCGGACTGGTCGGTATGGCGATTGTCATTCCTCTGGCGAAGAAAGGATTCCTCATGCCGAAGGAAACATTCGACTTCGAACCCCGGGAGACATGGGAGAAATCCTGGTTCAGTGACATTTCTGCAGAAGTGAGGCCGACGAAAGAGATTTCAATGATCAAGGCCTGGCTGCCGTATGTACTGGTTGCACTGCTGCTTGTCGTCACGCGTGTGGAGGCGCTGGGATTGAAACCGCTTGTTTCAGGCTGGGTGGTCGCCTTTGAAGATATCCTCGGGACAGGAATCAGCCACAGCCTTACCCCGTTCATGATTCCCGGTGTAGTATTCATAATAGTAGCGGTGTTTACAGGCTGGCTGCACAGGGTCGATGGAAAAGGGATGGCCAATGCATTCAAAGTATCAGGCAGGACGATTCTTGCCGCCATGGCTGCATTGATCGTTTCCGTCCCCCTTGTACAGGTGTTCATCAATTCGGGCATCAACAATGCCGGGTTCGATTCCATGCCGCTCGTGCTGGCCCAAGGGGCTGCAAGCCTCTTCGGTGACAGCTGGCCGCTGATCTCTCCGGCAATCGGGGCGATGGGTGCCTTTGCCGCCGGCAGCAATACGGTCAGCAACATGATGTTCGGTTTGTTCCAGTTCGGGGTGGCCGACGAGATTGGTGCCAATCCGCTCTATATCGTCGCACTCCAGGCAGTCGGGGGTGCAGCAGGCAATATGATCTGTGTGCATAACGTCGTTGCAGCCAGTGCGGCCGCAGGACTCATCGGCAAGGAGGGGACACTGATTTCCCGCCTGCTCATTCCAACAGTATTCTACCTAGTGCTTGCAGGGGCTGTCGGATATGTATGGGTGAACGGTTTAGGCTTGAATATAGGGATTTTTCTTATCATCGCTATATTGGCAGCCATATTCTCAATGATTTTACGTTCCCGGAAGCTGGCCGAAACAAATTAG
- a CDS encoding FadR/GntR family transcriptional regulator: protein MGISRKKVHEEIADLIMEDIKNGILNPGDKLPSISRMAESYQVSSASIREALNTLRVMDVIEVKHGQGSYVKERMPLGFEHEFEIITRKDIENLLGLRKIIEVGCVELACSRADEKDLEKLHEALEKMQTAVMNNELGEQADYEFHMAIAEATGNQMLVTLLDDVSEKMLETMKETRRIWLYEEKKSIRKIYDEHKSIYEAIERKDAEGAIDTMLTHLNEVESVLLRHHK from the coding sequence ATGGGTATTTCCAGAAAAAAAGTACATGAAGAGATTGCAGACCTGATCATGGAAGATATAAAAAATGGCATATTGAACCCTGGAGACAAGCTGCCATCGATCAGCAGGATGGCGGAATCGTATCAAGTGTCTTCGGCTTCCATAAGGGAAGCGCTGAATACGCTCAGGGTAATGGATGTCATTGAAGTAAAACACGGACAGGGGTCATATGTAAAGGAAAGGATGCCGCTCGGTTTCGAACATGAATTCGAAATCATTACGAGAAAGGATATCGAAAACCTTCTCGGCCTCAGAAAGATCATCGAAGTCGGCTGCGTCGAACTGGCCTGCAGCCGTGCAGATGAAAAAGATCTGGAGAAGCTCCATGAGGCTCTGGAAAAAATGCAGACGGCGGTCATGAACAATGAACTCGGGGAACAGGCGGATTATGAATTCCATATGGCGATTGCAGAAGCGACAGGCAACCAGATGCTCGTAACCCTGCTGGATGATGTTTCTGAAAAAATGCTGGAGACGATGAAGGAAACAAGAAGGATCTGGCTTTATGAAGAGAAAAAATCCATCAGAAAGATCTATGATGAGCACAAATCCATATATGAAGCGATTGAAAGAAAAGATGCAGAGGGAGCAATCGACACGATGCTTACGCATCTGAATGAAGTGGAGTCGGTATTACTGAGGCACCATAAATGA
- a CDS encoding carbon starvation CstA family protein codes for MLTLTFSILLLILGYMVYGKIVERIFVIDDSNETPAYKSGDGVDYIPMHPIKGWLVQLLNIAGLGPVFGAVAGALYGPVALIWIVVGCIFAGAVHDYFSGMLSIRNNGSQFPALVEKYLGKSVKLFIYVVSLALMILVTAAFTAGPAELISIKTGGAIPFFVALVLIFAYFLLAALLPINKIIGKIYPIFGAILIIMALAVFGGLLISGAQIPNLTLSTAHPEELPVWPLLMVTISCGAISGFHSTQSPIIARTVRKESEGRKVFFGAMIAEGIIALIWATAGMTFFGGTNGLGAALANGGPAGVIDSISIGYLGTAGAFLAFMGAIVLPITTGDTALRSSRMILTEATGKFVKVGVRPKLLIMTACVAIPSFLLATIDYSFLWRYLGFTNQTVSATMLWVAAAYLIKEEKLHFIAGIPAIFMTGVVGTYFFYAPETLNMDYEISLVLGMIPVIATTALYVRAVYRQKARSVAEPTHIG; via the coding sequence ATGTTGACACTCACTTTTTCAATCCTACTACTCATACTCGGTTATATGGTGTATGGAAAGATTGTTGAGAGGATTTTTGTCATCGATGATAGCAACGAGACGCCGGCTTACAAAAGCGGCGATGGTGTCGATTATATTCCAATGCACCCGATCAAAGGCTGGCTGGTACAGTTACTTAACATCGCAGGGCTTGGTCCTGTGTTCGGCGCAGTGGCGGGTGCACTTTATGGACCTGTCGCACTCATTTGGATTGTAGTTGGCTGTATCTTCGCTGGCGCAGTACACGATTATTTTTCAGGAATGCTGAGCATTCGCAATAACGGCTCGCAATTTCCTGCACTTGTTGAGAAATACCTGGGAAAAAGCGTCAAGCTTTTCATCTATGTTGTTTCTTTGGCACTCATGATTCTGGTTACAGCAGCCTTCACCGCTGGACCTGCTGAACTGATATCGATAAAAACAGGTGGAGCCATTCCATTCTTTGTCGCACTCGTACTCATTTTTGCGTATTTCCTGCTTGCAGCACTGCTGCCGATCAACAAGATCATCGGCAAGATATACCCGATTTTTGGTGCCATACTGATCATCATGGCCCTTGCCGTATTCGGCGGGCTCCTCATATCCGGAGCCCAGATACCGAATCTGACACTATCCACGGCACATCCTGAGGAGCTGCCTGTATGGCCGCTGCTCATGGTCACAATATCATGCGGGGCCATCTCGGGCTTCCACTCCACCCAGAGCCCGATCATCGCGCGTACGGTGAGAAAGGAATCTGAAGGACGCAAAGTCTTCTTCGGCGCCATGATTGCCGAAGGCATCATCGCACTTATCTGGGCCACAGCCGGGATGACATTCTTCGGCGGCACGAACGGCCTCGGAGCAGCACTGGCGAACGGCGGACCTGCGGGCGTCATCGATTCCATTTCAATCGGCTACCTTGGCACTGCCGGGGCCTTCCTGGCGTTCATGGGAGCCATCGTACTGCCAATCACAACCGGGGACACTGCACTCCGTTCATCCAGGATGATCCTGACTGAAGCAACAGGGAAATTCGTTAAAGTCGGCGTCAGGCCAAAACTGCTCATCATGACAGCCTGCGTCGCAATTCCTTCGTTCCTGCTTGCTACGATCGACTATTCCTTCTTATGGAGGTACTTGGGATTCACAAACCAGACGGTTTCAGCAACAATGCTGTGGGTAGCAGCCGCCTACCTGATCAAGGAAGAGAAATTGCACTTCATTGCAGGCATTCCTGCAATATTCATGACTGGTGTAGTCGGAACCTACTTCTTCTACGCCCCGGAGACGTTGAATATGGACTATGAAATTTCACTCGTTCTCGGAATGATTCCGGTCATCGCCACAACAGCACTATATGTTAGGGCTGTGTACAGACAGAAAGCCAGAAGCGTTGCTGAACCCACACATATCGGTTAA
- a CDS encoding branched-chain amino acid aminotransferase gives MGQTLQIERANHLKEKPDVSTVKFGTVFTDYMFTNRYTPEYGWSEPSIIPYQNLVLSPSCQAIHYGQSVFEGLKAYKSGEDVLLFRPDENFKRMNQSLSRLSMPEINEENALEALYELLKVERDWVPDGPGQSLYVRPFVFADEPFLGVRPSETYQFNIILSPVASYYGGQADPTSIYVEDDFVRSVRGGVGSAKVSGNYAASLLAQKKANELGYEQVLWLDGVDQKYVEEVGSMNIFFVRDGELVTPKLNGSILPGITRKSIIELAKYKGYTVREEKIHIDDLANDLHSGRITEVFGAGTAVVISPVGKLNIHGVDHIVNENQVGPISQELYDNLTDIQYGRAEDPFGWVVRI, from the coding sequence ATGGGACAAACATTACAGATAGAACGGGCAAATCACTTGAAGGAAAAACCGGATGTTTCCACAGTAAAATTTGGAACGGTTTTTACAGACTATATGTTCACGAATAGATATACGCCGGAATATGGGTGGTCTGAGCCTTCCATCATCCCCTATCAGAACCTGGTACTCTCCCCAAGCTGCCAGGCCATCCATTATGGGCAGTCGGTATTTGAAGGACTTAAAGCATACAAGAGCGGTGAAGATGTACTTCTCTTCAGACCGGATGAAAACTTCAAACGGATGAACCAGTCACTCTCCCGCCTGTCCATGCCGGAAATCAACGAAGAGAATGCACTCGAAGCACTCTACGAATTGCTGAAGGTCGAACGCGACTGGGTGCCGGACGGCCCAGGTCAGTCACTGTATGTGAGGCCTTTCGTATTTGCTGACGAACCATTCCTTGGTGTCAGACCATCTGAAACTTACCAGTTCAACATCATCCTCTCCCCTGTCGCAAGCTATTATGGCGGCCAGGCTGATCCGACCAGCATCTATGTTGAAGACGATTTCGTCCGTTCCGTACGTGGCGGCGTCGGTTCTGCGAAAGTCAGCGGCAACTATGCGGCCAGCCTGCTTGCCCAGAAGAAGGCCAACGAACTTGGATATGAACAGGTACTCTGGCTCGATGGCGTCGATCAGAAATATGTTGAAGAAGTCGGCAGCATGAACATCTTCTTCGTACGCGATGGCGAACTCGTCACACCTAAACTGAACGGTTCCATCCTGCCGGGCATCACACGAAAATCGATCATCGAACTCGCCAAATACAAGGGATATACCGTAAGGGAAGAGAAGATCCACATCGACGACCTTGCCAATGATCTGCACAGCGGCAGAATCACGGAAGTGTTCGGTGCAGGGACTGCGGTAGTCATCTCCCCTGTCGGCAAGCTCAATATCCACGGTGTCGACCATATCGTCAATGAAAACCAGGTCGGCCCGATCTCCCAGGAGCTTTATGACAACCTGACGGATATCCAGTACGGTCGTGCAGAAGACCCATTCGGCTGGGTTGTAAGGATATAG
- a CDS encoding 2-keto-4-pentenoate hydratase, whose protein sequence is MSTVEQLYTAYAANEPLELGVLDIGSKEAAYAIQDDVLKLKEENGEVHMGYKISLTSRETQDLFRSDSPLYGAMTDRTVQKEINLGDYNIPLLEMELVFLVDEEIFPEDTEADIMKKCRVAPGAEVPDGRYKDWFPNAALTEIIADGAVNGAVVYGEAKSYDYAALDSIKGTLSHDGIVIKEGASTEVLGHPASAVKWLAGALAARGKTLSPGIFVSSGTFNLPVPLKTGTYRAEYENVGEVVFKVSQ, encoded by the coding sequence ATGTCGACTGTCGAACAGCTATACACTGCGTACGCAGCAAATGAACCATTGGAATTGGGTGTACTTGATATTGGATCGAAAGAGGCCGCCTATGCCATACAGGATGACGTGCTGAAATTGAAGGAGGAGAATGGTGAAGTCCACATGGGCTACAAAATCAGCCTGACGAGCCGCGAGACCCAGGATCTTTTCCGCAGTGATTCGCCTTTATATGGCGCCATGACCGACCGTACGGTGCAGAAAGAAATCAATCTGGGCGACTATAATATCCCGCTCCTTGAAATGGAACTGGTCTTTCTGGTCGATGAAGAGATATTCCCGGAAGACACGGAGGCGGATATCATGAAGAAATGCAGAGTGGCTCCGGGTGCGGAAGTGCCGGATGGCCGGTATAAGGACTGGTTTCCGAATGCTGCCCTGACCGAAATCATCGCCGACGGTGCAGTGAACGGTGCAGTGGTATATGGCGAGGCGAAAAGCTATGATTATGCTGCACTCGATTCCATCAAAGGCACATTATCGCACGATGGAATCGTCATCAAGGAAGGGGCTTCGACGGAAGTGCTCGGTCATCCCGCCAGTGCGGTGAAGTGGCTGGCCGGTGCCCTTGCAGCCCGGGGGAAGACATTGAGCCCTGGAATTTTCGTCTCTTCAGGCACTTTCAATCTGCCAGTGCCGCTGAAAACTGGGACATATAGGGCCGAATATGAAAATGTCGGAGAAGTGGTTTTTAAAGTCAGTCAGTAG
- a CDS encoding alkaline phosphatase → MKKWFTASLLTLFVLASVFGSSPVTAAGGGSGSQGADQDTDTPKNVIYLIGDGMGVTYNTAYRYYKNGGFSEDMVDTEFDHHLVGQQKTHPHDEEENITDSAASATAMATGSKTYNNAIAVDHELNELETALEVAKASGKSTGLVATSEITHATPASFGAHDESRHNHADIADDYFDERINDQMKVDVLLGGGIEYFEREDRNLIEEFQNEGYDFVDSAQEMQQSQNSQLLGLFSEGGLPKKWDRTEEIPSLESMTQTALDTLGQNDEGFFLMVEGSQIDWAGHANDIAGAMSEMEDFEAAFAAAIDFAEEDGETLVVTTADHNTGGFSLGLDGEYNWNAEPLHEMHRTPEFITEEILETEDIHGTLDAYIDWAFTSEEIGALEEALLLPTADRYGEIEGIIKEAVDKRTFTGWTTSGHTGEDVNVYAYGPGKDNFQGLTDNIEHGDLIKSFMAQ, encoded by the coding sequence ATGAAAAAATGGTTTACAGCTTCACTTCTAACTTTATTTGTTCTGGCATCCGTCTTCGGTTCCAGCCCGGTTACAGCTGCTGGAGGAGGATCCGGTTCGCAGGGTGCGGATCAGGATACTGACACGCCAAAAAACGTGATATACCTGATTGGTGACGGGATGGGTGTTACATACAATACCGCCTACAGATACTATAAGAATGGCGGGTTTTCGGAAGATATGGTCGATACTGAATTCGACCATCATCTTGTCGGACAGCAGAAGACACATCCGCATGATGAAGAGGAAAACATCACAGATTCAGCCGCTTCTGCCACAGCGATGGCTACAGGCTCCAAAACCTACAATAACGCCATTGCCGTCGACCATGAACTGAATGAACTGGAAACTGCACTCGAGGTCGCCAAAGCATCAGGCAAATCCACAGGGCTGGTCGCAACAAGCGAGATTACGCATGCGACCCCGGCAAGCTTCGGTGCCCATGATGAATCCAGACACAACCATGCTGACATCGCCGATGACTATTTCGATGAAAGAATCAATGATCAGATGAAAGTGGATGTCCTGCTTGGTGGTGGCATTGAATACTTCGAGCGTGAAGACCGCAATCTGATTGAAGAGTTCCAGAATGAAGGATACGATTTCGTGGATTCGGCCCAGGAAATGCAGCAGTCACAGAACAGCCAGCTGCTCGGCTTGTTCTCAGAAGGTGGACTGCCCAAGAAGTGGGATCGTACAGAAGAGATTCCTTCCCTGGAAAGCATGACACAGACGGCGCTAGATACACTCGGCCAGAATGACGAAGGCTTCTTCCTGATGGTTGAAGGCAGCCAGATCGACTGGGCTGGCCATGCCAATGACATCGCCGGTGCAATGAGCGAAATGGAAGACTTCGAAGCGGCATTCGCAGCAGCAATCGATTTTGCTGAAGAAGATGGCGAAACACTCGTCGTCACTACGGCAGACCATAACACAGGTGGCTTCTCCCTCGGTCTGGACGGGGAATACAACTGGAACGCAGAACCACTCCACGAGATGCACCGTACGCCTGAATTCATCACAGAGGAGATTCTCGAAACTGAAGATATCCATGGTACACTGGATGCCTACATCGACTGGGCATTCACATCAGAGGAAATCGGTGCGCTCGAAGAAGCGCTGCTCCTTCCGACAGCCGACCGCTATGGTGAGATCGAAGGCATCATTAAGGAGGCCGTCGACAAACGTACATTCACCGGCTGGACGACAAGTGGACATACGGGCGAAGACGTCAATGTCTACGCTTATGGTCCAGGAAAGGACAACTTCCAGGGTCTCACAGACAATATCGAACATGGAGACCTCATCAAGTCATTCATGGCGCAATAG
- a CDS encoding cupin domain-containing protein — MILKPKTAEHFTDLHGGRGNVSISRHLKPHDVEGLDLFAKVVVEKGGSIGYHQHLDDSEGYYILSGQADFIDADGEHRPAGPHDLCLITKGESHGIVNTGESDLEFLAVVF; from the coding sequence ATGATATTGAAACCGAAAACTGCAGAACATTTCACGGATCTGCATGGTGGAAGAGGCAACGTGTCCATATCCAGACATCTGAAGCCGCATGATGTGGAGGGTCTTGATCTCTTTGCGAAAGTGGTGGTTGAAAAGGGTGGCAGCATCGGCTATCACCAGCATCTCGATGATTCGGAAGGCTACTATATCCTGAGCGGCCAGGCGGATTTCATCGATGCGGATGGTGAGCACAGACCGGCCGGTCCCCACGATTTATGCCTGATCACTAAGGGTGAGTCCCACGGCATTGTTAATACAGGAGAATCAGATCTGGAGTTCCTTGCGGTAGTATTCTGA
- a CDS encoding TRAP transporter large permease produces the protein MMIILILLIFFALLFIGMPIAYVIGLVSIAMLLFGGVSLEIVIQRMFAGVDSFSYLALPLFILAGNIMGKGGLTRRLMALSSAIVGRFTGGTAITTVVTTALFGAVSGSTVATTYAVGSVLVPRLQEEKYSNSFIASIIGPAGVLGLIIPPSITMVILGITANISIGDLFIAGVIPGILLTVALSVYVAIIARKKGYGEISVETPKGKEFWIIAWRAFFPLLTPIFILGSIFSGFATATEAAVIAVAYGFILALVYRELNFRTYREIMVSSAVTSATILIIISAANAFTYVLTANRIPVMISNFFLEYATSPWMFLIIVSIILLILGTLTEVTSLIVLLSPIFMPIATQYGIDPVHFGMVLIMNFALANITPPVGLSLIAGCSITDRKMGIEETLPYILHVLAIVGVMVLFIIFFPPLSTFLPGLFE, from the coding sequence ATGATGATCATACTCATACTGCTCATATTCTTTGCACTCCTCTTCATCGGCATGCCGATTGCCTATGTCATCGGCCTTGTATCTATCGCCATGCTCCTGTTTGGCGGCGTGTCCCTCGAAATCGTCATCCAGAGGATGTTTGCCGGAGTGGACAGCTTCTCCTACCTTGCCCTGCCGCTGTTCATCCTGGCAGGCAATATCATGGGCAAAGGTGGATTGACCAGGCGGCTGATGGCACTATCAAGTGCGATTGTCGGACGGTTCACAGGCGGGACAGCCATCACCACGGTCGTGACGACGGCACTGTTCGGCGCAGTATCCGGCTCCACGGTAGCAACGACCTATGCGGTCGGTTCGGTGCTTGTGCCACGGCTGCAGGAAGAAAAGTACAGCAATTCCTTCATTGCCAGCATCATCGGTCCTGCAGGCGTACTGGGCCTCATCATACCGCCGAGCATCACGATGGTCATCCTGGGCATCACGGCGAACATTTCAATTGGTGACCTGTTCATAGCGGGCGTCATCCCCGGCATATTACTGACGGTGGCCCTGTCTGTATATGTCGCCATCATTGCCAGGAAGAAGGGGTACGGCGAGATTTCGGTCGAAACACCAAAAGGCAAGGAATTCTGGATTATAGCGTGGCGGGCGTTCTTTCCGCTGCTTACACCGATATTCATCCTCGGCAGCATATTCAGCGGATTTGCCACAGCGACGGAAGCGGCCGTCATTGCGGTTGCCTACGGCTTCATCCTTGCGCTGGTGTACAGGGAACTGAACTTCAGGACATACCGGGAAATTATGGTATCCTCCGCCGTCACATCTGCGACGATCCTCATCATCATCTCGGCAGCCAATGCATTTACATATGTATTGACGGCGAATCGGATACCCGTCATGATCTCGAACTTCTTCCTGGAATATGCAACATCTCCATGGATGTTCCTGATCATCGTGTCGATCATACTGCTGATTCTCGGAACCTTGACGGAAGTGACATCACTGATTGTCCTCCTGAGTCCGATATTCATGCCGATCGCCACCCAGTACGGCATCGATCCGGTGCATTTCGGAATGGTGCTGATCATGAACTTTGCACTCGCGAACATCACACCCCCTGTCGGACTGTCGCTGATTGCAGGGTGCAGCATCACGGACAGGAAGATGGGAATAGAGGAGACGCTGCCCTACATCCTGCATGTATTGGCCATCGTGGGCGTGATGGTGCTGTTCATCATCTTCTTCCCGCCGCTTTCAACGTTCCTGCCCGGACTATTCGAGTAG
- a CDS encoding TRAP transporter small permease — protein sequence MGLTRILVKVLTWMCIITITLLTFIVLLQVITRFFNYSMPGTEELSRLFIVWLTFLGSSLAIYEKMHLAVNYFVNKFRMKYRRVLYVLVNILIIAFYAVLTYYGFMLSMSAMSQTTSTLQMPVGISYLAIPVSGLFSIYFIAINLTGSATEEEGETAP from the coding sequence ATGGGACTTACAAGAATTCTTGTCAAAGTGCTGACATGGATGTGCATCATTACAATCACACTGCTTACATTCATCGTCCTGCTCCAGGTCATTACCCGGTTCTTCAACTATTCGATGCCGGGCACGGAGGAGCTGTCCAGGCTGTTCATCGTCTGGCTGACTTTCCTTGGCAGCAGCCTGGCAATCTACGAGAAGATGCACCTGGCAGTCAACTATTTCGTCAACAAGTTCAGAATGAAATACCGAAGGGTACTCTATGTCCTGGTCAACATTCTGATCATCGCGTTCTATGCTGTGCTGACATACTACGGTTTCATGCTGTCGATGAGCGCGATGTCGCAAACTACATCAACGTTGCAGATGCCGGTCGGCATATCCTATCTGGCGATTCCGGTGAGTGGACTCTTTTCAATCTATTTCATCGCAATCAACCTGACAGGGTCTGCGACTGAAGAGGAAGGGGAGACGGCACCATGA
- a CDS encoding DctP family TRAP transporter solute-binding subunit, whose protein sequence is MNKKFSGLVAALSMSFVLTACGGSGEEGGSSGESSGSTENTEPVTLQLGHALSPGTPAADKIDEMAETVAEETEGRVEFDIYPDSQLGSETEMLEQIQVGSMQAGAIMIGSMQTLDMRMAIEDLPYMWKDVENAREAYQGEFGEQLADIISEQGLTQIGYLEWGPRHVTNNEKPIVEPEDLEGVNIRVAETALRVDAFEQVGALPTVMAFSEVYGALQQGALDAQENPLSVINAAKFYEVQDYLSLTGHFYNTVMMVVETDTWDQISEEDQQLIRDEASSISEEVAEMNDTMEEEYLTELEENGMQINDDVNTEAFREAMLPVYEQWEEEVFGEELMNVYREASGWEE, encoded by the coding sequence ATGAATAAGAAGTTTTCAGGTTTAGTTGCTGCATTGAGCATGTCGTTCGTATTGACGGCATGCGGAGGGTCGGGTGAAGAAGGTGGTTCATCGGGTGAATCATCCGGCAGTACAGAGAACACGGAGCCCGTAACACTGCAGTTGGGTCACGCATTATCACCGGGTACGCCGGCTGCCGACAAGATTGATGAAATGGCGGAGACGGTTGCAGAAGAGACGGAAGGACGTGTGGAGTTCGACATCTATCCAGACAGCCAGCTGGGTTCCGAAACGGAAATGCTTGAACAGATTCAGGTCGGTTCCATGCAGGCCGGAGCAATCATGATCGGGTCCATGCAGACACTCGATATGAGAATGGCCATCGAAGATCTGCCATATATGTGGAAGGATGTGGAGAATGCACGTGAGGCATATCAGGGTGAATTCGGTGAACAGCTTGCTGACATCATCTCGGAACAAGGATTGACCCAAATTGGATACCTTGAGTGGGGTCCAAGGCATGTCACCAACAATGAGAAGCCGATTGTCGAGCCGGAGGATCTTGAAGGCGTGAATATCCGTGTGGCGGAAACGGCACTCAGAGTCGATGCATTCGAACAGGTGGGCGCACTGCCGACAGTCATGGCTTTCAGTGAAGTATATGGTGCCCTGCAACAGGGGGCGCTGGATGCACAGGAGAATCCTCTTTCTGTCATCAATGCGGCAAAGTTCTATGAAGTGCAGGATTACCTTTCTTTGACAGGCCATTTCTATAACACTGTAATGATGGTGGTCGAGACGGATACTTGGGACCAGATATCAGAAGAGGACCAGCAGCTCATCCGGGACGAAGCATCCAGCATTTCAGAGGAGGTCGCCGAAATGAACGACACGATGGAAGAGGAGTACCTCACTGAGTTGGAAGAGAACGGCATGCAGATCAATGACGATGTCAATACCGAAGCATTCAGGGAAGCGATGCTGCCTGTATATGAGCAGTGGGAAGAGGAAGTATTCGGTGAAGAGCTTATGAACGTATATAGAGAAGCATCCGGATGGGAAGAATAG